GTGCACAGGTCGCAGGTTTTGATATTGTAGAGATTAAATCAGACAAATATGGTGCAGTAGATATGGAAGCACTTAAAGCTGTATTAAGTGATGAAATAGCAGGGCTTATGCTTACTAACCCAAGTACTCTTGGATTGTTTGAAAAGAATATTAAAGAAATAGCTGACCTTGTACATGAGGCTGGCGGCTTGTTGTACTATGACGGCGCAAATATGAATGCTATCATGGGAATTACAAGACCTGGAGATATGGGCTTTGATGTAATGCATTATAATCTACACAAAACCTTCTCAACACCACATGGTGGCGGAGGACCTGGAAGTGGTCCAGTTGGAGTAAGAGAAGACCTAGCTAGGTTCCTTCCTTGTCCAATGGTAGAGAAAAAAGGTGACAAATATGTTTTAGATTATGATTGTCCAGATTCAATAGGAAAGGTTAAAGGCTTCTACGGGCACTTTGGAGTAAATGTAAGAGCATATACCTATATACTTTCAATGGGAGCAGAAGGACTTAAGGAAGCTAGCGAAGTAGCTGTATTAAATGCAAACTATATGATGAATAAGCTTAAGCATCACTTCTATTTACCACTAGATCAGGTTTGCAAGCATGAGTTTGTATTAGGTGGACTAAAGGAAGATAACTTAGAAGTATCTACATTAGATATTGCTAAGAGACTATTAGATTACGGATACCATCCACCAACAGTTTACTTCCCATTAATAGTCGACCAGGCTATAATGGTAGAGCCAACTGAAACTGAAAGTAAGGAAACTCTAGATAGCTTCATAGAAGCTATGATACAAATAGCTGAAGAAGCAGAAAAAGATCCACAAATACTAAAAGGTGCACCACATGATACACCAGTTAGAAGAATAGACGAAGCAAAAGCTGCAAAAGATCTTATCTTGAAGTGGAGTAAATAGTTTATACTTAGTTCAGGTAAAGCATCTTTACCTGAACTTTTCTATTATTATATGAACAGGAGGAGAAAAAAGATATGTTATTTGCACATGATGGCGATGTTGAAAAAGCACTAAAGCAAAGTATAGCTGCTTCTATTAAAGAAAGACTAGATACTATGTGTGACACCTGAAACCCTGGTGCTGTAATGGCAACCGCCTGGGGCGTAAAGGAAAATGTTGACTTAGCACATGCAGAAGCAGTTCAAGCTTATGTAAGAGGCCTAACAGATACAGAAA
This genomic interval from Proteiniborus ethanoligenes contains the following:
- the gcvPB gene encoding aminomethyl-transferring glycine dehydrogenase subunit GcvPB: MLRKYDSLIFEISREGRTAYSLPQNDVNELPLDSLIPSQFLNEKEVDLPEVSEVDVVRHFTNLSNKNYGVDTGFYPLGSCTMKYNPKINEDMAALDKFADLHPYQPEDTVQGALELLYNLEKYLSEISGMARTTLQPAAGAHGELVGLMVIKAYHESRGDKKRTKIIVPDSAHGTNPSSAQVAGFDIVEIKSDKYGAVDMEALKAVLSDEIAGLMLTNPSTLGLFEKNIKEIADLVHEAGGLLYYDGANMNAIMGITRPGDMGFDVMHYNLHKTFSTPHGGGGPGSGPVGVREDLARFLPCPMVEKKGDKYVLDYDCPDSIGKVKGFYGHFGVNVRAYTYILSMGAEGLKEASEVAVLNANYMMNKLKHHFYLPLDQVCKHEFVLGGLKEDNLEVSTLDIAKRLLDYGYHPPTVYFPLIVDQAIMVEPTETESKETLDSFIEAMIQIAEEAEKDPQILKGAPHDTPVRRIDEAKAAKDLILKWSK